A portion of the Tiliqua scincoides isolate rTilSci1 chromosome 3, rTilSci1.hap2, whole genome shotgun sequence genome contains these proteins:
- the LOC136645393 gene encoding SPARC-like, which translates to MRAWIFFLLCLVGKTLAAPQDALPDEMEVIEDPAPEQPVGVNPVQVEIGEFEEPAADVEEVVAENPCQNHHCKHGKVCEVNDNNTPMCVCQDPSSCPASTTVFEKVCGTDNKTYDTSCHFFATKCTLEGTKKGHTLHLDYIGPCKFIPACLDAELGEFPLRMRDWLKNVLVILYERDEDNNLLTEKQKRRVKKIHENEKRLEADDHTVELLARDFEKNYNMYIFPVHWQFGQLDQHPVDGYLSHTELAPLRAPLIPMEQCTTHFFETCDLDNDKYIALEEWASCFGIKEKDIDKDLGI; encoded by the coding sequence ATGCGGGCTTGGATTTTCTTCCTCCTCTGTCTGGTAGGCAAGACCCTTGCAGCACCGCAAGATGCACTTCCAGATGAGATGGAAGTCATAGAGGATCCTGCACCAGAGCAGCCCGTGGGAGTCAACCCAGTTCAGGTGGAGATTGGAGAGTTTGAAGAGCCTGCCGCAGATGTGGAGGAGGTTGTCGCTGAAAACCCCTGCCAGAACCATCACTGCAAGCATGGCAAAGTGTGCGAAGTGAACGACAACAACACCCCTATGTGCGTGTGCCAGGATCCCTCCAGCTGCCCTGCCAGCACCACAGTGTTTGAGAAGGTATGTGGTACTGACAACAAGACCTATGATACCTCCTGCCACTTCTTTGCCACCAAATGCACTTTGGAGGGAACCAAGAAGGGACACACACTCCACCTGGACTACATTGGACCTTGCAAATTCATTCCTGCTTGCCTTGATGCTGAGCTGGGTGAATTCCCTCTGCGCATGCGTGACTGGCTGAAGAATGTGCTGGTCATTCTGTATGAGCGTGATGAAGACAACAACCTGCTGACCGAGAAACAGAAACGCAGGGTCAAGAAAATCCATGAGAACGAAAAGCGCTTGGAAGCTGATGACCACACCGTGGAGCTGCTGGCCCGTGACTTTGAAAAGAACTACAACATGTACATCTTCCCCGTGCATTGGCAATTTGGCCAACTGGATCAGCATCCCGTTGATGGGTACCTGTCCCATACTGAGTTGGCCCCACTGAGAGCTCCTCTCATCCCCATGGAGCAGTGCACCACTCACTTCTTTGAGACATGTGATCTAGACAACGACAAGTACATTGCCCTGGAGGAATGGGCCAGCTGCTTTGGCATCAAGGAGAAGGATATTGACAAGGATCTTGGGATTTAA